One stretch of Sediminispirochaeta bajacaliforniensis DSM 16054 DNA includes these proteins:
- a CDS encoding DUF4230 domain-containing protein has protein sequence MAPSQKLSPDIVESRIRTVFELPLYEQRYHDIVYVGEEARFFGIKHIDTKLLFSIDIRIQAGIDLLKEISVLPAQDGSLVVLLPEPEILLVDADESTIREYFLKEHGKAISRLDYYDEIEKGKDRVRQEAIERGIIEKSKELARDAVGGLFASDADRKINVRFRSQAGKGEEL, from the coding sequence ATGGCTCCTTCACAAAAGCTCTCCCCCGACATCGTCGAATCCCGAATTCGCACTGTTTTCGAGCTTCCCCTCTATGAACAACGCTATCACGACATCGTGTATGTCGGAGAAGAGGCTCGTTTTTTCGGAATTAAACACATCGACACCAAACTTTTATTTAGTATCGATATCAGAATTCAGGCAGGCATCGATCTCCTAAAAGAGATATCGGTTCTCCCTGCGCAGGATGGATCGCTCGTAGTTTTGCTGCCCGAACCGGAAATCCTTTTGGTGGATGCCGACGAATCGACTATTCGGGAATATTTCCTCAAAGAACACGGTAAGGCGATAAGCCGCCTCGACTATTATGACGAAATTGAGAAAGGTAAAGATCGAGTCCGCCAAGAAGCAATCGAACGGGGAATCATCGAAAAAAGTAAAGAGCTGGCACGCGATGCCGTCGGCGGCCTCTTTGCATCCGATGCAGATCGAAAGATAAACGTCCGTTTCCGATCTCAAGCCGGGAAAGGAGAAGAGCTGTGA